In a single window of the Aridibaculum aurantiacum genome:
- a CDS encoding O-antigen ligase family protein, giving the protein MNSVIRIFNYNFYVKEILLVFATYLLMENIFSWLFVPVSVVVLGYEKVLSLFIYAFVAYSYLKLKPGERIYVVLFTAYMLKLMFASLFEFGHIFKQFTMFTVLYPIIFVIFIKYICRTYDLDLLEFIAKFYLLTYIVFMVIYGRNFSLSLDAIEMDDYGPFSGDGRIVHARSVFMMIIPFLWYLHQYITQRKTTALLIVLFCTFVIIMHQHRSVWSSCLLAVMVYTFISIRTNHKTLGRFASILLGTFISVALVYFFLSNMAPQLVEFLGDRFSEIFNPAKEGSTGNFRIEQRDVYFKLFLDRPFFGWTYEGFEMDNPLVDWWPKNSGQHFHETYMEMLFYHGIAGFLFKFSFLFYLLYQVFSKKLTEQTIILLSICVAGMIFAFNYVLPLIYWGHVGLCLYYIEKDKASYEERMDTGYRKERWRNEQIDLQLQSNPSNK; this is encoded by the coding sequence ATGAATTCAGTCATTAGGATTTTCAATTACAACTTTTATGTAAAGGAAATACTACTGGTATTTGCTACATACCTGCTCATGGAAAATATTTTTTCATGGCTGTTTGTACCAGTATCAGTTGTGGTACTTGGGTATGAGAAAGTTTTGAGCCTGTTCATTTATGCTTTTGTAGCTTACTCTTACCTGAAACTAAAACCAGGTGAGCGTATTTATGTAGTGCTTTTCACAGCTTACATGCTTAAGCTAATGTTCGCATCTCTGTTCGAGTTCGGCCATATCTTTAAGCAGTTCACCATGTTCACGGTGCTATATCCTATCATTTTTGTCATTTTCATAAAATACATCTGCCGCACCTACGACCTCGACCTGCTAGAGTTTATCGCAAAATTCTACCTGCTCACCTACATAGTCTTCATGGTCATCTATGGCCGAAACTTTTCGCTCAGCCTTGATGCTATTGAAATGGATGATTATGGTCCATTTTCCGGCGATGGCCGAATAGTGCACGCACGTTCCGTATTTATGATGATCATCCCTTTCCTTTGGTACCTGCACCAATACATAACACAACGCAAGACAACGGCATTACTGATCGTGTTGTTCTGCACGTTTGTTATCATTATGCACCAGCACCGCTCTGTATGGAGTAGCTGTCTGCTGGCAGTGATGGTGTACACCTTCATCAGCATTCGCACCAACCACAAAACGTTGGGCAGGTTTGCCAGCATATTATTAGGAACATTTATTTCCGTTGCACTTGTCTATTTCTTCCTTTCCAATATGGCACCACAACTGGTAGAGTTTCTTGGAGATCGTTTTAGCGAAATCTTCAATCCTGCAAAAGAAGGAAGCACCGGTAATTTTAGAATCGAACAGCGGGATGTTTATTTCAAATTATTCCTGGACCGCCCATTTTTTGGATGGACCTACGAAGGTTTTGAAATGGATAACCCCCTGGTAGATTGGTGGCCAAAGAATAGTGGCCAGCACTTTCATGAAACCTATATGGAAATGCTTTTCTACCATGGCATTGCAGGTTTCCTGTTTAAGTTCTCCTTCCTGTTTTACCTGCTATACCAGGTGTTCAGCAAAAAGCTTACAGAGCAAACCATCATCCTTTTATCAATATGTGTAGCCGGGATGATCTTCGCCTTCAACTACGTTCTACCTCTCATCTACTGGGGACATGTTGGCCTTTGCCTCTATTATATTGAAAAAGATAAAGCTAGCTACGAAGAAAGAATGGATACAGGATATAGAAAAGAAAGATGGCGTAATGAACAAATTGATCTTCAACTGCAAAGTAATCCCTCAAATAAATAA
- a CDS encoding glycosyltransferase family 2 protein gives MSRSTTISVLMTTYNRKLKTLACLKSLYSQQLPAGVQLVVHITDDASIDGTPEAVAATYPAVNLHKGTGSLYWAGGMRYTWQQAMTGKPQYYFLVNDDTVLEPNAVATLLKSSASAPAPSICIGSTIDHETGKQSYGGSRLTASRAWKSSMVAPGNDFIHCDFGNANIMLVPAEIVQNIGILSDGYTHSLADYDYTLKAKKAGYQVIIAPGYLGSCKDDHGNNWKSQNVPLKERIQYLKSPKGLAYSEYLLFIRRHFPFSYPSAFCKLWLKTLFPVLWDQFKGRQAVQ, from the coding sequence ATGAGTAGAAGTACAACCATAAGCGTGTTGATGACCACTTACAACCGCAAGCTGAAAACCCTCGCTTGTTTAAAAAGTCTGTACAGCCAGCAACTACCTGCAGGTGTACAACTGGTGGTTCACATAACCGATGATGCATCTATAGATGGAACACCAGAGGCTGTTGCAGCAACCTACCCTGCTGTTAATTTGCACAAAGGCACAGGCTCCCTTTATTGGGCAGGCGGCATGCGTTACACCTGGCAGCAAGCAATGACAGGTAAGCCACAGTATTACTTCCTGGTAAATGACGATACAGTACTGGAACCCAATGCTGTCGCTACGTTGCTTAAATCGTCTGCAAGTGCTCCTGCGCCTTCCATCTGCATCGGAAGCACCATAGACCACGAAACAGGTAAACAATCGTATGGTGGCAGCAGGCTTACAGCATCCAGGGCATGGAAAAGCTCTATGGTAGCGCCTGGCAACGATTTCATTCATTGCGATTTTGGTAATGCTAACATCATGCTGGTACCTGCCGAGATCGTACAGAACATTGGCATTCTTTCCGACGGCTACACGCATAGCCTGGCTGATTATGACTATACACTAAAAGCAAAAAAGGCAGGATACCAGGTAATTATTGCTCCAGGTTACTTAGGCAGTTGCAAAGACGATCACGGCAACAACTGGAAGTCTCAAAACGTACCGCTGAAGGAACGCATACAGTACCTGAAGAGCCCCAAAGGCCTCGCGTATAGTGAGTACCTCCTTTTCATCAGGCGCCATTTTCCATTTTCATATCCTTCCGCATTCTGCAAGCTTTGGCTCAAAACACTCTTCCCCGTATTGTGGGATCAGTTCAAAGGCAGGCAGGCAGTACAATAA
- a CDS encoding glycosyltransferase family 4 protein, with amino-acid sequence MRILVIHCAYLYKGGEDVVVQQEMNLLQQHGHEVELLQFKNEGRQLLKLLQLPFNLSSYLKTKKIVKSFKPDIAHIHNLHFAASPSVLFALKHCNIPVVMTLHNYRILCPSATLYVEGEIFHQSLQQDFPVMAVKKGVYKNSKLITLWLAICMALHRKLNTYHIPARMICLTEHAKEIFKNSNLNLKRHQLVVKPNFSTPPHQEIQPRGDHFLYVGRLTEEKGILLLLETFALSSITILIAGDGPLREEVESYASKYSNIYYLGILDKSRINAAMQAATALVFPSKWYEGMPLTIIESFAGRLPVIASNLGAMKSMIEDSYNGLHFEAGNKADFQKAIYRWANLPEHEKEEYRSNARTTYERLYSPDKNLQHLLFIYRSALEKAEAPAFSFV; translated from the coding sequence ATGAGGATACTGGTTATACACTGCGCTTATTTATACAAAGGAGGAGAAGATGTGGTAGTGCAACAGGAGATGAACCTTCTGCAACAGCATGGTCACGAAGTAGAACTTTTACAATTTAAAAATGAAGGCCGCCAGTTGCTGAAACTCCTTCAACTTCCCTTTAACCTATCTTCTTATTTAAAAACGAAAAAGATAGTAAAATCTTTTAAGCCAGATATAGCCCATATACATAACCTGCATTTCGCTGCATCACCATCTGTTTTGTTCGCACTCAAGCATTGCAACATTCCAGTAGTTATGACACTGCATAACTACCGCATCCTTTGTCCTTCGGCTACCCTGTATGTAGAAGGCGAAATATTTCACCAGTCATTGCAGCAGGACTTCCCGGTTATGGCAGTGAAAAAAGGAGTTTACAAGAACTCTAAGTTGATCACACTTTGGCTGGCGATATGCATGGCACTCCACAGGAAATTAAACACTTACCACATACCAGCCAGGATGATCTGCCTGACAGAACATGCAAAGGAGATATTCAAAAATTCGAACCTGAACCTGAAGCGTCATCAACTGGTAGTAAAGCCAAACTTTTCTACCCCGCCGCACCAGGAAATACAGCCGCGTGGAGATCATTTTTTATACGTAGGCCGGCTAACAGAAGAGAAAGGAATCTTATTGCTGTTGGAAACTTTCGCCCTGTCCAGTATCACAATATTAATAGCAGGCGACGGCCCTCTAAGAGAGGAAGTAGAGTCATATGCCAGCAAGTATAGCAACATCTATTACCTCGGCATCTTAGATAAAAGCCGCATAAATGCTGCTATGCAAGCCGCTACAGCATTGGTATTTCCCTCAAAATGGTACGAAGGAATGCCATTAACCATTATTGAGTCATTTGCTGGAAGGCTACCTGTGATAGCGTCTAACCTTGGTGCAATGAAATCAATGATTGAAGATTCCTACAACGGTTTGCACTTCGAGGCTGGAAACAAAGCAGACTTTCAGAAGGCGATCTATAGATGGGCTAACCTGCCGGAGCATGAAAAAGAAGAATACAGGTCAAATGCCCGCACTACCTATGAACGTCTATACTCACCGGACAAAAATTTGCAGCACCTGCTGTTTATATACCGTTCTGCATTAGAAAAAGCAGAAGCACCTGCATTCTCTTTTGTGTAG
- a CDS encoding WecB/TagA/CpsF family glycosyltransferase produces MDKLSVLSIAVSIGGYQEFLKNIIANALEHKSEYICVANVHMLVEAHNDPAFAEVLEKANVVTPDGMPLTWAMKLLYGFKQDRVAGMDLLPDLLLKAEDTQLPVFFYGGTKEMLDQTKQYLSVHFPKVDVAGMYSPPFRKLTEAENDEVVKMINGSGAGLVFVALGCPKQEKWMASMKGKIHAEMIGIGGALPVMVGMQKRAPLWMQKNGLEWLFRFSQEPKRLFKRYAVTNTQFIMLLIKQMMPSKKKPILARS; encoded by the coding sequence ATGGACAAATTAAGCGTACTAAGTATTGCCGTATCTATTGGAGGATACCAGGAGTTTCTAAAAAACATTATTGCTAATGCGCTTGAACACAAAAGCGAATATATATGTGTGGCCAATGTACATATGCTGGTGGAAGCGCATAATGATCCTGCATTTGCTGAAGTGCTTGAAAAAGCAAATGTGGTAACGCCGGATGGCATGCCACTTACATGGGCTATGAAACTTCTTTATGGTTTTAAGCAAGACCGCGTAGCCGGTATGGATCTCCTTCCTGATCTTTTACTTAAGGCAGAAGACACACAATTACCCGTGTTCTTTTATGGCGGCACCAAAGAAATGCTTGATCAGACAAAGCAGTATCTATCAGTTCATTTTCCAAAAGTAGATGTAGCAGGTATGTATAGCCCACCTTTCAGAAAACTTACTGAAGCTGAAAATGACGAAGTAGTGAAAATGATCAATGGCTCTGGAGCAGGACTTGTTTTCGTAGCATTGGGTTGTCCTAAACAGGAAAAGTGGATGGCATCGATGAAAGGGAAGATACACGCAGAAATGATTGGCATTGGTGGAGCATTGCCGGTAATGGTAGGAATGCAAAAAAGAGCACCACTATGGATGCAAAAAAATGGACTTGAATGGCTCTTCCGTTTTAGCCAGGAACCAAAAAGATTGTTCAAAAGATATGCAGTAACGAATACGCAGTTTATAATGCTGCTAATAAAACAAATGATGCCATCGAAGAAGAAGCCTATCCTGGCTCGTTCTTAA
- a CDS encoding undecaprenyl-phosphate glucose phosphotransferase, translating into MNNRFLRSLQVLNASIDFISLNFIFLVCLYIFRKSNLIGHEQEYLYFGFALSTLWLGTVVSTNIYHEKHILSFESFTKATITAYIYLLLGISIYLFFFRMIALSRLFLSVLFVALPIMLLINRFFYLHIFQYLKSKSALMSKVMVIGYNNLSKKLVSYLEEDGINKEIVGFCEEYENVHELSEYPILSNIGGAMEVCRQHGITEIYSTIAPEHNQNIYKLIQTADDNCIRFKIVPDLGIFMNQKMHIDFLKEIPVMMLRREPLEDISNRLKKRLFDVFLSSLVLIFILSWLIPLIAIILKLESKGPVFFAQPRTGKDKKTFMCLKFRSMRVNSQAHEKQATLNDDRITKVGRFLRKTSLDEFPQFINVFMGQMSIVGPRPHMLKHTDEYSQIIGKYMVRQFLKPGITGWAQVNGFRGETKTVHQMQKRVEYDLWYMENWSIYLDLKMVFLTAYNMIKGEKNAF; encoded by the coding sequence ATGAACAACAGATTTCTACGCTCTTTACAAGTACTAAACGCATCTATAGATTTTATCTCGCTCAATTTTATTTTCCTGGTATGCCTTTACATATTCAGGAAAAGCAACCTGATTGGTCACGAGCAGGAATATCTATATTTTGGTTTTGCACTAAGCACATTATGGTTAGGAACGGTTGTCTCTACCAATATTTATCATGAGAAGCATATTCTATCTTTTGAAAGTTTTACTAAGGCCACAATAACAGCATACATATACCTGCTGCTTGGCATTAGCATCTATCTTTTCTTTTTCAGAATGATTGCTTTGTCGAGACTTTTCCTTTCTGTTCTTTTTGTTGCATTGCCTATAATGCTGCTTATCAACCGGTTCTTTTACCTCCATATTTTCCAGTACCTAAAAAGTAAAAGTGCATTGATGAGTAAGGTTATGGTAATTGGTTACAATAATCTTTCTAAAAAATTGGTTAGTTACTTGGAAGAAGATGGTATAAACAAAGAAATCGTTGGTTTTTGCGAAGAATATGAAAACGTGCATGAACTTTCAGAATATCCCATCCTTAGTAATATAGGTGGCGCGATGGAAGTTTGCAGGCAACACGGCATCACCGAAATATATTCTACGATTGCCCCAGAACACAACCAGAACATATATAAGCTCATACAAACTGCTGATGATAATTGTATAAGGTTCAAAATTGTCCCTGATTTAGGCATATTCATGAACCAAAAAATGCACATTGACTTTTTAAAAGAAATACCTGTAATGATGCTCCGCAGGGAGCCGCTGGAAGATATTAGCAACCGGCTAAAGAAGCGGTTATTTGACGTGTTTTTGAGTTCGCTGGTGCTGATCTTTATTTTGTCATGGCTGATACCACTCATTGCAATAATTCTAAAGTTGGAATCAAAAGGACCGGTGTTTTTTGCACAACCAAGAACAGGCAAAGACAAAAAAACCTTTATGTGCTTGAAATTCAGAAGCATGCGTGTGAACAGCCAGGCACATGAAAAACAGGCTACGCTCAATGATGATCGTATTACCAAGGTAGGAAGGTTCCTTCGCAAGACGAGCCTGGATGAGTTCCCACAGTTTATAAATGTATTTATGGGCCAAATGAGCATTGTTGGGCCTCGCCCCCACATGCTGAAACATACGGATGAGTACTCACAGATCATTGGAAAGTATATGGTTCGGCAATTCTTAAAACCAGGCATAACCGGCTGGGCACAAGTAAATGGCTTTAGAGGAGAAACAAAAACGGTTCACCAGATGCAAAAAAGAGTGGAATATGATCTTTGGTATATGGAAAATTGGAGTATATATCTTGATCTTAAAATGGTATTTTTAACAGCATACAACATGATCAAAGGAGAAAAAAATGCTTTTTGA
- a CDS encoding TssN family type VI secretion system protein, with amino-acid sequence MQQDLALENNPERSTSFAWLHAPFIIIANLSISSILFFQNFTLNNWYITLATLVVLYIASGILHATFQSSSTATFSYKTSAGVRKTLLFSIGNAVAIAALISSINNQLIWLSIVATASFFAPNLILHTYNYFLNIPVKQYPLWYKRRNLIENKAFVFLASVPLKIKVAPKSSDTNLSTFTCTAPAQMELGRVFHYFIVQQLREEVDIETEDEAGQSFGWQFYIRTFGGYRLTPLHPEKNLWENQVKPNATIVAKRVTTELNMSLSNTSIKEYELFEH; translated from the coding sequence ATGCAGCAGGATCTAGCTTTAGAAAATAACCCGGAAAGGTCAACTTCATTTGCATGGCTTCATGCACCTTTTATAATCATTGCCAATCTATCAATCAGTTCTATTCTCTTCTTCCAAAACTTTACTTTAAATAACTGGTATATCACTTTAGCAACGTTGGTAGTATTATACATCGCGAGTGGAATACTTCATGCAACTTTCCAATCATCTTCCACCGCAACATTCTCTTATAAAACTTCGGCAGGAGTAAGAAAAACCTTATTATTTTCTATTGGTAATGCAGTAGCTATAGCAGCGCTTATAAGTTCAATTAACAATCAATTGATATGGCTAAGCATAGTAGCTACTGCATCTTTTTTTGCTCCTAATTTAATACTTCACACCTATAACTACTTCTTAAACATACCTGTAAAGCAGTACCCGCTTTGGTATAAGCGTAGAAACCTTATTGAAAATAAAGCGTTCGTCTTCCTAGCCAGTGTCCCGCTCAAAATTAAAGTTGCTCCAAAGTCCAGTGATACAAATCTGTCTACATTTACTTGTACTGCTCCGGCCCAAATGGAACTGGGTAGAGTTTTTCATTATTTTATCGTACAACAATTACGGGAAGAAGTAGATATAGAAACAGAAGATGAAGCCGGTCAATCTTTTGGTTGGCAGTTTTACATCAGGACTTTTGGTGGCTACCGGCTAACGCCACTCCACCCAGAAAAAAATCTGTGGGAAAACCAGGTAAAACCCAATGCTACTATTGTAGCTAAAAGAGTAACAACAGAATTGAACATGAGTTTATCTAACACTTCAATTAAAGAATATGAATTATTTGAACATTGA
- a CDS encoding MerR family transcriptional regulator, with protein sequence MKYFSINDIEKFSGIKAATLRMWEKRYGIANPARTEYNDRVYDVNLLETFLDIAILKNNGWKISVLSSMTKEALKQKIDSLTHRDDTYLAAINRLTICMFKTDIEEFEAILDAVFKKYSVSSALLHIIIPFFEKVNMLSYTSSDNEMHIAVSLIRKKIIYEIERLKPETKNLGTALLFLPQDEHYDLMLLCMYYILKERGLKIIYLGTNIPEQNIISMLKNKKPEYIFTYLAEGNFLKFKKMILNIQEELAEQKFGIVGDRKSVEMEAANINAVNYIPYNQLSEMIQTA encoded by the coding sequence ATGAAATATTTTTCAATAAACGATATAGAGAAATTCTCCGGAATCAAAGCTGCTACTTTGAGGATGTGGGAGAAGAGGTACGGAATAGCAAATCCCGCCAGGACAGAATATAATGACAGAGTTTATGATGTCAACCTATTGGAGACATTTCTTGATATAGCTATCCTGAAGAATAACGGTTGGAAAATCTCGGTTTTATCCAGTATGACGAAGGAGGCGCTGAAACAAAAAATAGACTCTCTAACGCATCGGGATGATACTTATCTAGCTGCTATTAACAGGTTGACGATCTGTATGTTTAAAACAGATATAGAGGAGTTTGAGGCAATACTTGACGCTGTTTTTAAAAAATATTCTGTATCATCTGCTTTGCTCCACATTATCATTCCTTTCTTCGAAAAGGTTAACATGCTTTCTTATACCAGCTCTGACAACGAAATGCATATAGCTGTTTCGCTTATTAGAAAAAAAATTATTTACGAAATAGAAAGATTGAAGCCTGAAACTAAAAATTTAGGTACTGCCTTATTATTTCTTCCACAAGACGAGCATTATGACCTGATGTTGTTATGCATGTACTACATTTTAAAAGAGCGGGGACTGAAAATAATTTATTTAGGCACAAATATTCCTGAGCAGAACATTATCAGTATGCTTAAGAATAAAAAGCCGGAATATATTTTTACTTATCTAGCCGAGGGAAATTTTTTGAAGTTTAAAAAAATGATCCTTAATATACAGGAGGAACTAGCCGAGCAGAAATTTGGAATAGTGGGAGATAGAAAAAGTGTTGAGATGGAAGCCGCAAATATTAATGCTGTAAATTATATTCCTTACAATCAATTGTCAGAAATGATACAGACAGCGTAG
- a CDS encoding DedA family protein: MLLIETTGIIEWGGLFIIAALVFAETGLLLGLAIPGGETLVFTAGLLVSTNTLETSIYVLVPLLIAMAIAGDLSGYYIGRKFGKRLHEKEDTWYYRKKYFEIAKDYLDRHSKLALILGKFLPVIRPFTPVVSGMTGVPTQRFIPLSVIASITYITTFSVAGHFLGQRFPVIKEYLIWILPVSIILAIGIMYSQARSYNRSHRKRKN, from the coding sequence ATGTTGTTGATCGAGACCACGGGAATTATAGAATGGGGAGGGTTGTTCATCATTGCTGCGCTCGTATTTGCAGAAACAGGATTATTATTGGGTTTAGCAATACCTGGTGGTGAAACACTTGTGTTTACAGCAGGATTACTGGTGAGTACCAATACATTAGAAACTTCTATCTACGTTCTTGTTCCACTTCTCATTGCAATGGCTATTGCTGGCGACCTGAGTGGCTACTACATAGGTCGCAAATTTGGAAAGCGACTCCATGAAAAAGAAGATACCTGGTACTACCGGAAAAAATATTTTGAAATAGCCAAAGATTACCTGGACAGGCATTCAAAGCTCGCATTGATCCTTGGAAAGTTTCTGCCGGTCATTCGCCCGTTCACGCCCGTAGTCTCAGGCATGACAGGTGTACCTACCCAACGTTTTATTCCTTTGTCCGTTATCGCCTCTATAACTTATATCACCACTTTTTCAGTAGCAGGTCATTTCCTGGGACAACGCTTTCCTGTCATCAAAGAATATTTGATCTGGATATTACCGGTCAGCATCATTTTAGCAATAGGTATAATGTACAGCCAGGCAAGAAGTTACAATAGAAGTCATCGTAAGAGAAAGAACTGA